The DNA region CCTTTTCTATCCCGAGTCGCGTTAAGTTGCGCTCGCCTCAGGCGGGCTTGAACACCATCAATCCGTAAATCGCCAGCACTGCCGGGAAAGCCACCATGCCGAGCCGTTCCCAGATGCGTGCATAACGCCAATATTGCGGCCCCAGGTCCGCGCCATTGTCCGCTGCCGCCCTTGCCATTGCGGCCATCCGGATCTGCAGCCAGACCACCGGCAACCAGCACGCGCCAGCGACGGCAAACAATGCCCAGGTTGCCACCAGCCAAGGTTCCAGCAACGAGTACCCCGCTATCGACGCCATGGCAATTCCGGTGACCGGCTGGATGACGACGGCAGGTGAGGTGAACCAGTAATCCGCCCGCACGACCAGCCTGAGCACTTCTGCGATTGCCGTGACATTCCGGGTGCGATGGATGAAATAAAGATAGAACGCGCTGCCGAATCCGACCCCGACCAGCACCACGCTGGAAACGATATGCAGCCACTTGAGCAGCAAGTAGGCGCTCACGCCAGCCTCACTTCGCGTCCCGGCGGCAGGCGACAAGACGAGCGCGCCATAGTCTGCATGACGCACCCCCCGTTCATTCGATGAATCCGCGATAGCTTCTCGGGGGACGCCCGAGCAGCGCGGCGAAAGCGGCAGGGTCAGCCGTGTTGCCTGCAGCCAGCATGGCAAGGGTATCGCTGCACAACGGGCTCGCCGGTATGCGGTCGCCGATCTTGGCCGCCAGCCGGACCAACGCAGCAGGTATCGCCACATGCAATGCCGGGCGACGATGCAACTGTTCCCGGTAGCTATCCAGCATTTCCCGCATGGTGGCAGCCTCTGCCCCAACTGCGGCGACGAGCTGGCTGGATGCCGCGGCATCGGACAGCCAGCGTACGACCGCCGCGCAAATGTCATCGATGTGCACCGGCTGCAATGTCTGCCTGCCGCCCATCGGCAGACCGTGGATCGGCAAGCCGGCCAATAACCGGAACATGCGCGCGCTGGCACCGTCTTCCCCATAGATCACCGAGGGACGCAAACACAGCCAGCGCGTGGCAGCGGGCAGTCGACTCAGCGCATGCTCCGCCGCCAGGCGGGAGGTGAAATAAGCCGTACCGATCCCGCTGTCCACGCCCAGCGCCGAGATCTGCACGATGCGCCCGACCCCCGCTTCGGCGCAAGCGGCAAACAGGGCCAGCGGTGTCTCCCGATGCAGTTTCTGCATGGGATTATCCCGGCTGTCGCGCAGCACCCCGACCGCATTGATGACTGCGTCGATCCCATTGAGTCGCTCCAGCCAGCGCTCCCTGCTGGTGTCGTTGCGAAAGTCCGCTGCGATGTCCTGCCCGTCCACGGGCTTGCGCACGGCACGTATCACCTCATGCCCCGCCTGCCGCAGCGCCTCCGTCAAATGCCTGCCGACGAATCCGGTGGCCCCGCAGATGAGTATCCTCATATCGTCCATGACCTCCATGACTTGTATCGATTCCGGCCCGGCCGCAGCCACAGGAACCGGCCGCCAGCGCTCGCATTGCAGCACCGTACCAATGCCGGTTATCCCGGTCAACAGCGGTACGACCGGCCGTTTCGAGGTCTTTGGCAAACCGGCCTGATTCCGGCATAATCCGACCCGCCGTTGAAACCGACTGGGAGAGCGTGCCGATCCATGGCACCGCCGAAGGCGCAACACCCGTAACCGCTCAGGCTCAAGAACCAATCGGAACAGGCGAATCTGGAGAGCGTCGGCCAGCCCGACCACCGAAGGGGCACACGGTTCATCCGTAATCTCTCAGGTATCAAGGACAGATGGGGCGCTGCACAGTTTGTGCCGC from Sideroxyarcus emersonii includes:
- a CDS encoding NAD-dependent epimerase/dehydratase family protein, translated to MPKTSKRPVVPLLTGITGIGTVLQCERWRPVPVAAAGPESIQVMEVMDDMRILICGATGFVGRHLTEALRQAGHEVIRAVRKPVDGQDIAADFRNDTSRERWLERLNGIDAVINAVGVLRDSRDNPMQKLHRETPLALFAACAEAGVGRIVQISALGVDSGIGTAYFTSRLAAEHALSRLPAATRWLCLRPSVIYGEDGASARMFRLLAGLPIHGLPMGGRQTLQPVHIDDICAAVVRWLSDAAASSQLVAAVGAEAATMREMLDSYREQLHRRPALHVAIPAALVRLAAKIGDRIPASPLCSDTLAMLAAGNTADPAAFAALLGRPPRSYRGFIE
- a CDS encoding DUF2269 domain-containing protein yields the protein MSAYLLLKWLHIVSSVVLVGVGFGSAFYLYFIHRTRNVTAIAEVLRLVVRADYWFTSPAVVIQPVTGIAMASIAGYSLLEPWLVATWALFAVAGACWLPVVWLQIRMAAMARAAADNGADLGPQYWRYARIWERLGMVAFPAVLAIYGLMVFKPA